A genomic segment from Alkalibacter saccharofermentans DSM 14828 encodes:
- a CDS encoding ATP-NAD kinase family protein → MTSIGIIANPASGRDIRRLVSHATVIDNNEKINIVERVILGAQQCGVEKVYMMPDPYNMGYRVADKLKTTGELKCSIEIIEIYENEGIEDTINSARIMEAKKVGCIITLGGDGTNRAAAKSIVKTPLIAISTGTNNVYPEMIEGTLAGIAAAVVASGEFDKREFTQKDKRIEIYHREKLIDIALIDAVISKDVFVGAKAIWQVETIEKIFVTRAHPASIGFSSVIGNKMIVSCEDDFGAMVNVNTDYSCILAPMSAGIVVPIPIDQPQVLPFGEEYRYTTRCRGTIALDGEREIEFGPGEDYFFRVTRKGPFRVQVKKALEAAQKNGFFNVCDK, encoded by the coding sequence ATGACTTCTATAGGGATAATAGCGAATCCGGCTTCAGGAAGAGACATCCGAAGGCTTGTGTCACACGCCACTGTGATTGACAACAACGAAAAAATAAACATTGTAGAAAGAGTGATACTCGGCGCACAACAATGTGGAGTTGAGAAAGTATACATGATGCCGGATCCATACAACATGGGTTACAGGGTGGCTGACAAGCTAAAAACCACCGGTGAGCTAAAGTGTTCAATCGAAATCATAGAGATATACGAAAACGAAGGCATAGAAGACACCATAAATTCCGCCAGGATAATGGAAGCCAAAAAGGTAGGCTGCATAATTACCTTGGGGGGAGACGGAACCAATAGGGCAGCCGCCAAGTCAATAGTAAAGACTCCCCTGATTGCCATATCAACCGGCACCAACAACGTCTATCCTGAAATGATAGAAGGGACACTGGCGGGGATAGCGGCGGCAGTGGTGGCATCCGGGGAATTTGACAAAAGGGAATTCACTCAAAAGGACAAACGGATAGAAATTTACCATCGGGAAAAGCTTATAGATATAGCCCTAATCGATGCGGTGATATCAAAGGATGTTTTCGTAGGGGCAAAAGCCATCTGGCAGGTGGAAACCATAGAAAAGATTTTCGTAACTAGGGCTCACCCTGCATCCATAGGCTTTTCTTCGGTGATTGGAAATAAAATGATAGTAAGCTGTGAAGATGATTTCGGCGCTATGGTAAACGTCAACACAGATTACAGCTGCATACTGGCACCGATGTCAGCAGGAATCGTCGTGCCCATACCCATAGACCAGCCACAGGTACTGCCCTTTGGTGAGGAGTACAGATACACTACAAGATGCAGGGGGACGATTGCCTTGGATGGGGAGAGGGAGATAGAGTTTGGGCCGGGAGAAGATTATTTCTTCAGGGTGACCAGAAAAGGACCCTTCAGGGTGCAGGTTAAAAAAGCTTTGGAAGCGGCACAAAAAAACGGTTTTTTCAATGTGTGCGACAAATAA